In one Sulfitobacter sp. LCG007 genomic region, the following are encoded:
- the crtC gene encoding carotenoid 1,2-hydratase: MSHDQTRAISIIGFIGSVFSPWYAWSGRRDPADHCCINVVTCGPGGRFAMTDRGCAALRQAQGSLEIGPSSMKWTDGRLIIDIDEAGALPRLGRIRGTVTLAPCCISGVELALTGDGAHVWRPFAPTASIDVRLDAPGWQWQGHGYFDANFGTRALEKDFDTWTWGRYPLRDGCACFYDATLVDGVRQRHGFGFGSDGSPRVLDLPTASLPRSGWAVERSTRSDAGHQPAQVKSMLDAPFYSRSLVRNRIEGEDTTGVHEALDLRRFRSSFLKVMLACRVPRRAGWTFSPTRQA, from the coding sequence ATAAGCCACGACCAGACCCGAGCGATCTCGATCATCGGTTTCATAGGATCGGTCTTCTCGCCCTGGTACGCCTGGTCGGGGCGCCGCGATCCGGCCGATCACTGCTGCATCAACGTCGTCACCTGCGGCCCCGGCGGACGGTTCGCCATGACAGACCGGGGCTGCGCGGCGCTGCGGCAGGCGCAGGGCAGCCTCGAGATCGGACCCTCGTCGATGAAATGGACCGACGGACGGCTGATCATCGACATCGACGAGGCGGGCGCGCTTCCCCGGCTCGGCCGGATACGGGGGACGGTCACGCTCGCGCCTTGCTGTATCTCGGGCGTCGAGCTGGCGCTGACCGGAGATGGCGCCCATGTCTGGCGCCCTTTCGCCCCGACCGCATCGATTGACGTGCGGCTGGATGCGCCGGGCTGGCAGTGGCAGGGTCACGGCTATTTCGACGCAAATTTCGGAACGCGGGCTCTGGAGAAGGACTTCGATACCTGGACCTGGGGCCGCTACCCGTTACGGGACGGATGCGCCTGTTTCTACGACGCAACCCTGGTTGACGGCGTTAGGCAACGGCACGGGTTCGGTTTCGGTTCCGACGGATCGCCCCGTGTTCTGGATCTGCCGACGGCCAGCCTGCCGCGCAGCGGATGGGCCGTGGAACGGTCGACGCGGAGCGATGCGGGGCATCAACCGGCGCAGGTCAAAAGCATGCTCGATGCACCGTTCTACTCGCGCTCGCTGGTGCGCAACCGGATAGAAGGCGAAGATACGACCGGCGTTCATGAAGCGCTCGATCTGCGGCGCTTCCGTTCTTCCTTCTTGAAGGTCATGCTCGCCTGCCGCGTGCCACGCCGGGCCGGATGGACGTTCAGCCCGACGCGGCAGGCCTGA
- the crtB gene encoding 15-cis-phytoene synthase, with protein sequence MIDPDDFAHCRDSIRNGSHSFHAASRLLPERVRAPVLVLYCFCRLADDEVDLQARKSAAVRSLRERLELAYAGRPRNAAPDRAFADVIAQYDMPRALPEALLEGLEWDAMERRYDTISDLTAYSARVAGSVGAMMCVLMRVRDADALARACDLGVAMQLTNIARDVGEDASENRLYLPLDWLRDAGIEPSAFLSDPTPRDEIRQVVRRLLLRADELYARSEAGIRALPSDCRPGIFAARYIYAGIGGRIRANGHDSVTRRARTGLAQKLGWLGVSLARSAGTMAMPQSAMLYARPLPEVAFLVDAAAERRAPRQSWSDTVCSALAQVTLTDNSRRRALAEGLARPK encoded by the coding sequence ATGATCGATCCCGACGACTTCGCCCATTGCCGCGACTCGATCCGCAACGGCTCGCATTCCTTCCACGCCGCCTCGCGCCTGCTGCCAGAGCGGGTCCGCGCGCCGGTGCTGGTTCTCTACTGCTTCTGCCGCCTGGCCGACGACGAGGTCGATCTGCAAGCGCGCAAGTCCGCCGCGGTCCGGTCGCTGCGCGAGCGGCTCGAGCTTGCCTATGCCGGCCGTCCCCGCAACGCCGCGCCGGATCGCGCCTTCGCGGATGTGATCGCGCAATACGATATGCCGCGCGCCCTGCCCGAAGCCCTGCTGGAAGGGCTGGAATGGGATGCGATGGAACGCCGCTACGACACGATTTCGGATCTGACAGCCTATTCCGCACGGGTTGCGGGCTCGGTCGGCGCGATGATGTGCGTTCTCATGCGGGTCCGCGACGCCGACGCGCTTGCCCGCGCCTGCGACCTCGGCGTGGCGATGCAGCTGACCAACATTGCCCGGGACGTGGGAGAGGACGCATCCGAGAACCGTCTCTACCTTCCCCTGGACTGGCTGCGCGACGCCGGTATCGAACCGTCCGCATTTCTGTCGGATCCCACCCCGCGCGACGAGATCCGCCAGGTGGTGCGACGGCTGTTGCTGCGGGCCGATGAACTCTACGCCAGGTCCGAGGCCGGCATCAGGGCGCTGCCTTCCGACTGCAGACCCGGCATCTTCGCGGCGCGCTACATCTATGCCGGTATCGGCGGACGCATCCGCGCCAACGGCCACGACTCCGTCACCCGGCGCGCGCGTACCGGCCTTGCCCAGAAGCTGGGCTGGCTTGGCGTTTCGCTCGCGCGCAGCGCCGGCACCATGGCGATGCCGCAGTCGGCCATGCTTTATGCCCGCCCGCTTCCGGAAGTCGCCTTCCTGGTCGATGCCGCGGCCGAACGCCGCGCGCCGCGCCAATCCTGGAGCGATACGGTCTGCTCCGCCCTGGCCCAGGTCACACTGACCGACAATTCCAGGCGCCGCGCCTTGGCGGAGGGACTGGCGCGGCCTAAGTAG
- a CDS encoding TspO/MBR family protein, translating into MFWIIFLVFLAACLGAGTTGAMFMPGAWYERLRKPSWTPPNWLFPVAWTTLYFCMAFAGARAAVLPDNGLAMALWSLQIALNALWTPVFFGLHRIRAGMAVLSVLWLAVAATMLALFRLDMIAGLLFVPYLTWVTVAGALNMAVWRLNPEEALRPAASG; encoded by the coding sequence ATGTTCTGGATCATCTTCCTCGTTTTCCTCGCCGCCTGCCTCGGAGCGGGCACAACCGGCGCGATGTTCATGCCCGGCGCCTGGTACGAGCGGCTGAGAAAGCCTTCCTGGACTCCTCCCAACTGGCTCTTTCCCGTGGCGTGGACGACGCTTTATTTCTGCATGGCGTTTGCCGGGGCGCGCGCGGCTGTGCTGCCCGACAACGGTCTGGCAATGGCCCTCTGGTCACTTCAGATCGCACTCAACGCGCTGTGGACCCCGGTATTCTTCGGCCTCCATCGCATCCGTGCCGGCATGGCCGTGCTGAGCGTGCTCTGGCTTGCCGTCGCTGCGACGATGCTGGCCCTGTTCCGGCTGGACATGATCGCGGGGCTTCTGTTCGTACCCTATCTGACCTGGGTCACCGTTGCCGGCGCCCTGAACATGGCGGTGTGGCGGCTCAATCCCGAGGAAGCGCTCAGGCCTGCCGCGTCGGGCTGA
- a CDS encoding methyltransferase: MHRLLANPRIQSWAARIPLLREVARRDGAAIFDLLQGFAKTQSLLAVVELRILHRLMDGPMSATDLARSCGVPPESMAILLQAAAGIGLLRRRRSGDFALARKGAVLAGVPGLEEMIRHNRLLYRDLEDPVAFLRRETSPEIASFWPYVFGAGAASDPEIARRFSRLMADSQGLVAADTLATISLKGVRRLLDVGGGTGVFLTEVARRHASVRLALFDLPAVAPAARHRLAAAGLTERATVHEGSFHTDPLPRGADAVSLVRVLYDHEDATVRRLLDKIHEILPAGGRLVISEPMSGGTRPDTATDVYFAFYTRAMGTGRTRSQADIIALCAQAGFTDLKAHAPRRSFVTSVVSARKPG, from the coding sequence ATGCACAGGCTTCTCGCAAACCCCCGGATCCAGTCCTGGGCGGCCCGGATTCCCCTGCTGCGGGAGGTCGCAAGACGGGACGGCGCCGCGATATTCGATCTGCTGCAGGGTTTCGCGAAGACTCAATCGCTGCTGGCCGTCGTGGAGCTGCGGATCCTGCATCGCCTGATGGACGGGCCCATGTCTGCGACGGACCTGGCAAGGTCATGCGGCGTTCCTCCGGAGTCGATGGCGATCCTGTTGCAGGCAGCCGCCGGCATCGGCCTCTTGCGGCGGCGGCGATCCGGGGACTTCGCCCTGGCGCGGAAGGGCGCCGTGCTGGCCGGCGTCCCCGGGCTCGAGGAGATGATCCGCCACAACAGGCTTCTCTACCGCGACCTCGAGGATCCCGTCGCATTCCTGCGCCGCGAGACGTCACCCGAGATTGCATCCTTCTGGCCCTATGTGTTCGGCGCAGGCGCCGCGTCGGACCCGGAAATCGCGCGGAGGTTTTCGCGACTCATGGCGGACAGTCAGGGTCTGGTAGCCGCCGACACCCTTGCCACCATATCGCTGAAAGGCGTCAGACGGCTTCTTGACGTGGGCGGCGGCACCGGGGTCTTCCTGACGGAAGTGGCGCGACGCCATGCGTCGGTTCGCCTTGCGCTGTTCGACCTGCCCGCCGTCGCGCCGGCCGCCCGGCATCGGCTCGCCGCCGCGGGGCTGACCGAAAGGGCGACCGTCCACGAGGGGTCCTTTCATACCGATCCGCTGCCTCGGGGGGCTGACGCGGTTTCGCTCGTGCGGGTCCTTTACGACCACGAGGACGCGACCGTGCGCCGGTTGCTGGACAAGATCCACGAAATCCTGCCAGCGGGCGGGAGGCTGGTGATTTCCGAACCGATGTCGGGCGGCACACGGCCCGACACGGCGACGGATGTCTATTTCGCGTTCTACACCAGAGCCATGGGAACGGGGCGTACGCGGTCCCAGGCGGACATCATCGCGCTATGCGCGCAGGCCGGTTTCACAGACCTCAAGGCCCACGCGCCGCGCCGTTCCTTCGTGACTTCCGTCGTGAGCGCGCGCAAGCCCGGCTGA
- a CDS encoding phytoene desaturase, protein MTRIDTSLAHLTGLEHRPHAVVIGAGLGGLAAAMRLGAKGYRVTVIDRLKTLGGRGSSILQNGHRFDLGPTIVTVPQLFRELWSACGRDFDTDVDLRALDTFYEIRWPDGSRFKASQDTETMRRQVRRLSPRDAQGYEQFLRDSEARYQFGFEGLGRQSMHRFSDLIRTLPRFIALRADRSVHAHVARRFRDPRLRMAFSFHPLFIGGDPFNVTSMYILVSHLEKRFGVHYAMGGVAAIADAMGKVIEGQHGLIQLGTEVDQILVRSGRAAGVRLSNGQLVGADIVVSNADSGHTYSHLLRNLARRRWTSRRLKASRWSMGLFVWYFGTRGTRGKWRDVGHHTILNGPRYGPLLRDIFISGRLAEDMSLYVHRPSVTDPGVAPEDGDTFYALSPVPHLGHANPVDWSQMAERYRERVQAVLEERLLPGLGAHLSASTVFTPETFRDRYLSPYGAGFSIEPRILQSAWFRPHNVSEEVRGLYLVGAGTHPGAGLPGVISSAEVLGKLVPDAAKAGAS, encoded by the coding sequence ATGACGCGGATCGACACCTCCCTTGCGCATCTGACAGGCTTGGAGCACAGACCCCATGCCGTCGTGATCGGTGCGGGGCTGGGCGGGCTCGCCGCGGCCATGCGACTGGGCGCAAAGGGCTACCGCGTCACCGTCATCGACCGCCTCAAGACCCTTGGCGGGCGGGGTTCCTCCATCCTCCAGAATGGGCACAGGTTCGACCTTGGCCCGACGATCGTCACCGTTCCCCAGCTGTTCCGCGAACTCTGGAGCGCTTGTGGCCGCGACTTCGATACCGACGTCGACCTGCGTGCGCTCGATACCTTCTACGAAATCCGCTGGCCGGACGGGTCGAGGTTCAAGGCCAGCCAGGACACCGAGACGATGCGCCGGCAGGTCCGGCGACTGTCGCCCCGCGATGCGCAGGGCTACGAGCAGTTTCTTCGCGACAGCGAGGCCCGCTACCAATTCGGCTTCGAAGGGCTTGGCCGGCAGTCGATGCACAGGTTCTCGGACCTGATCAGGACGCTTCCCCGCTTCATCGCGCTGCGGGCCGACCGCTCGGTACATGCGCATGTGGCGCGCCGCTTCCGGGATCCGCGCCTGCGCATGGCATTCAGCTTCCATCCCCTCTTCATCGGGGGAGACCCCTTCAACGTCACGTCGATGTACATTCTCGTCAGCCACCTCGAGAAGCGTTTCGGCGTTCACTACGCGATGGGCGGAGTTGCGGCGATCGCGGACGCCATGGGGAAGGTGATAGAGGGACAGCACGGCCTGATCCAGCTGGGCACTGAAGTGGATCAGATCCTCGTCAGATCGGGACGCGCCGCGGGCGTGCGCCTGTCGAACGGACAGCTGGTCGGCGCGGACATCGTGGTGTCGAACGCGGATTCCGGACACACTTACAGCCATCTGCTGCGCAATCTCGCGCGCCGGCGCTGGACCAGCCGGCGACTGAAGGCCTCGCGGTGGAGCATGGGGCTTTTCGTGTGGTACTTCGGTACGCGCGGCACCCGGGGAAAATGGCGCGATGTGGGGCATCATACCATTCTCAACGGACCCCGCTACGGCCCGCTGCTGCGCGACATCTTCATCAGCGGCCGGCTGGCCGAGGACATGAGCCTTTATGTCCATCGGCCCAGCGTGACCGACCCCGGCGTCGCCCCGGAAGACGGCGACACGTTCTATGCCCTCAGCCCTGTGCCGCATCTCGGGCACGCCAATCCGGTCGACTGGTCGCAGATGGCCGAACGCTACCGCGAACGCGTGCAGGCGGTTCTGGAAGAGCGGCTGCTCCCGGGGCTGGGCGCGCATCTCAGCGCTTCGACAGTATTCACCCCCGAGACGTTCCGCGATCGCTATCTCAGCCCCTACGGCGCCGGCTTCTCGATCGAACCCCGGATCCTCCAGAGCGCATGGTTCCGGCCCCACAACGTCAGCGAGGAGGTCCGCGGGCTCTACCTCGTCGGGGCCGGAACCCATCCCGGCGCGGGGCTTCCCGGCGTGATTTCCAGTGCCGAGGTTCTCGGAAAACTCGTGCCGGATGCGGCGAAAGCAGGTGCCTCATGA
- the bchI gene encoding magnesium chelatase ATPase subunit I translates to MKKSFPFSAIVGQEQMKLSMILTAIDQRLGGVLVFGDRGTGKSTAVRALAALLPSITVVRACPVNSAGPQDCPDWAGITCFETEDRLTPVVDLPLGVTEDRVTGALDIERALTRGEKAFQPGLLAQANRGYLYIDEVNLLEDHIVDLLLDVAQSGENVVEREGLSIRHAARFVLVGSGNPEEGELRPQLLDRFGLLVEVRSPESIDERVEVIERRDAFETDPDRFAKKWAREDRKIRDAISTARGALGSVKVSRAVLRDCARLCVELGADGLRGELTLLRAGRALAAYRGDPALGRAHLRAVAPLALSHRLRRDPMDEAGSSSRVLRAVDEVLA, encoded by the coding sequence ATGAAGAAATCCTTTCCATTCTCCGCCATCGTCGGTCAGGAGCAGATGAAGCTCTCCATGATCCTGACGGCCATAGACCAGCGCCTCGGCGGCGTTCTGGTGTTCGGCGACCGGGGGACCGGAAAATCGACCGCGGTGCGCGCCCTCGCTGCGCTCTTGCCGTCGATCACCGTGGTGCGTGCATGTCCGGTCAATTCCGCGGGACCCCAGGACTGTCCCGACTGGGCCGGCATCACCTGCTTCGAGACCGAGGACCGGCTTACGCCCGTGGTGGATCTGCCTCTCGGGGTGACGGAGGACCGGGTGACGGGTGCGCTCGACATCGAACGGGCGCTGACCCGCGGCGAGAAGGCCTTCCAGCCCGGACTGCTTGCACAGGCCAATCGGGGCTACCTCTACATAGACGAGGTCAATCTTCTCGAGGATCACATCGTCGATCTGCTGCTCGACGTGGCGCAATCGGGCGAGAACGTTGTCGAACGTGAAGGGTTGTCGATCCGTCATGCGGCGCGTTTCGTGCTCGTCGGGTCGGGCAATCCCGAAGAGGGGGAATTGCGGCCCCAGCTTCTCGACCGCTTCGGCTTGCTGGTCGAGGTCCGCTCGCCCGAAAGCATCGACGAACGGGTGGAAGTCATCGAACGCCGTGACGCTTTCGAGACGGATCCGGACCGGTTCGCGAAGAAATGGGCAAGGGAAGACCGCAAGATCCGCGATGCGATCTCGACGGCGCGCGGCGCACTCGGGTCGGTGAAGGTTTCCAGGGCCGTCCTGCGCGACTGCGCGCGCCTTTGTGTCGAGCTTGGGGCGGACGGGTTGCGGGGGGAACTGACGCTGCTGCGGGCGGGGCGCGCCCTTGCGGCCTACCGTGGCGATCCGGCTCTCGGCCGCGCGCATCTGCGAGCGGTCGCACCGCTCGCCCTCAGCCATCGTCTTCGGCGCGATCCGATGGACGAAGCGGGCTCGAGTTCTCGTGTCCTGCGCGCCGTCGACGAAGTTCTGGCATGA
- the bchC gene encoding chlorophyll synthesis pathway protein BchC, with protein MKTAAVLLRAPRDLGIETLGLRAPGPGDVVVEIAHSGISTGTEKLFWSGEMPPFPGMGFPLVPGYEAVGEVVEAAADTGLRSGDRVFVPGSNCFEGAFGLFGGSARRVVTQASRVMRIDSALKAEGALLALAATARHAMAGLRNSAPELIVGHGVLGRLLARLTLAAGAPAPTVWEHDPARREGADGYAVVAPEADTRRDYRSIYDASGNGAILNDLMGRIARGGEIVLAGFYSAPLSFAFPPAFMKEARLRVSAEWKPEDMTATRALVESGALSLGGLITHDSPAADAAKAYRTAFEDRDCLKMILNWKDVS; from the coding sequence TTGAAAACCGCAGCCGTTCTACTGAGAGCTCCGCGCGATCTTGGCATCGAGACCCTTGGCCTGCGCGCACCGGGTCCCGGCGACGTCGTTGTCGAGATCGCCCATTCCGGCATCTCGACCGGCACCGAAAAGCTGTTCTGGTCCGGAGAGATGCCGCCCTTCCCCGGCATGGGTTTTCCGCTTGTGCCCGGCTACGAGGCGGTTGGCGAAGTCGTCGAGGCTGCGGCGGACACGGGATTGCGCAGCGGCGATCGGGTGTTCGTTCCCGGATCGAACTGTTTCGAGGGAGCGTTCGGCCTGTTCGGCGGCTCTGCCCGGCGCGTCGTGACCCAGGCGAGCCGGGTCATGCGCATCGATTCCGCGCTGAAGGCCGAAGGCGCGCTGCTGGCGCTTGCCGCCACGGCGCGCCATGCGATGGCCGGCCTTCGCAATTCAGCGCCCGAACTGATCGTCGGCCACGGGGTCCTGGGCCGCCTTCTGGCCCGTCTGACGCTTGCCGCCGGCGCCCCGGCCCCGACAGTCTGGGAACATGACCCGGCGCGGCGCGAGGGTGCCGACGGTTACGCCGTCGTCGCGCCCGAGGCAGACACGCGGCGCGACTACCGCAGCATCTACGACGCTTCAGGGAACGGCGCGATCCTGAATGACCTAATGGGCCGGATCGCGCGCGGCGGCGAGATCGTGCTGGCCGGCTTCTATTCCGCGCCCCTCTCCTTCGCCTTTCCGCCCGCCTTCATGAAGGAGGCCCGGCTACGCGTGTCGGCTGAATGGAAACCCGAGGACATGACGGCGACGCGGGCGCTGGTCGAATCGGGTGCGCTGTCGCTGGGCGGGCTGATCACGCACGACAGCCCTGCCGCAGACGCGGCGAAAGCCTACCGCACCGCCTTCGAAGATCGCGATTGCCTGAAGATGATCCTCAACTGGAAAGACGTA
- the crtD gene encoding 1-hydroxycarotenoid 3,4-desaturase CrtD, whose protein sequence is MRMSPSRFSQRRKAVVIGAGIGGLAAALTLAVSEFEVVVLERHPSPGGKLRAISTLAGPADAGPTVLTLRGVFDALFASAGARLDEHLTLVPQEILARHFWPGGGVLDLFCDRDRSRRAIAGFAGRRDADAFDRFCADTARLFEAFDAPVMRAPVPSRSGVVGKVIAQPGLVPMIAPHRTLHHALARRFRDPRLVQLFGRYATYVGGSPYHSPAILSLIWQAEARGVWSIAGGMHRLARSLADLAEAKGVGFLYGTDVERIETAQGRATGIVLRSGQRIGADAVVFNGDPRALALGGVGPELSDAAKSSLKSERSLSARVWSFAARVRGPDLAHHNVFFTNDPQAEFDALQAGRLPRDPTLYVCAQDRGAPALSAPDGPERFEIIANAAPLTRGAPPVREFETCQTVTFGTLAKFGLNFDRLPASQALTTPTGFEALFPGSAGSLYGQSPHDMMATFRRPTARTGIAGLYLAGGGVHPGPGVPMAALSGRHAAEAIMQDLALTWTCRPMATPGGTSTA, encoded by the coding sequence ATGCGGATGTCGCCCTCCCGGTTTTCCCAAAGGCGCAAGGCGGTCGTGATCGGCGCCGGGATCGGGGGGCTGGCCGCCGCGCTGACACTCGCCGTGTCGGAGTTCGAGGTGGTCGTGCTCGAGCGGCACCCCTCGCCCGGAGGCAAGCTGCGCGCCATCTCGACCCTGGCCGGGCCGGCTGACGCAGGTCCCACGGTGCTGACGCTGCGCGGGGTGTTCGACGCGCTTTTTGCTTCCGCGGGCGCCAGGCTCGACGAGCATCTCACCCTGGTCCCGCAGGAGATCCTTGCGCGCCATTTCTGGCCGGGGGGCGGCGTGCTGGACCTGTTCTGTGATCGGGACCGAAGCCGCAGGGCCATCGCCGGGTTCGCGGGCCGGCGGGATGCGGACGCCTTCGACAGGTTCTGCGCCGATACCGCGCGCCTGTTCGAGGCATTCGACGCACCGGTGATGCGGGCCCCCGTGCCCTCCCGCTCGGGTGTGGTCGGGAAAGTCATCGCGCAGCCGGGGCTGGTCCCGATGATCGCGCCGCATCGCACATTGCACCATGCGCTCGCGCGCCGTTTCAGGGATCCCCGGCTGGTTCAGCTCTTCGGGCGCTACGCCACCTATGTCGGCGGTTCGCCCTATCATTCTCCGGCGATCCTGTCGCTGATCTGGCAGGCAGAGGCGCGGGGCGTCTGGTCGATCGCCGGGGGCATGCATCGTCTGGCCAGGTCGCTGGCGGATCTGGCGGAGGCGAAAGGGGTCGGGTTCCTCTATGGCACCGATGTCGAGCGGATCGAGACCGCGCAGGGCAGGGCGACGGGGATCGTGTTGCGCAGTGGACAGCGGATTGGGGCTGACGCGGTCGTCTTCAACGGCGATCCACGCGCGCTGGCGCTGGGCGGGGTGGGGCCGGAGCTCTCAGACGCCGCGAAGAGCAGCCTGAAATCGGAGCGCAGCCTGTCGGCCCGCGTCTGGAGCTTCGCGGCGAGGGTCAGGGGGCCCGACCTCGCGCATCACAACGTTTTCTTCACGAACGATCCGCAGGCGGAGTTCGACGCGCTTCAGGCCGGACGGCTGCCGCGCGATCCGACACTCTATGTGTGCGCACAGGATCGGGGGGCGCCGGCGCTTTCCGCCCCGGACGGCCCGGAGCGCTTCGAGATCATCGCAAACGCAGCGCCCCTGACGCGGGGTGCGCCGCCGGTACGGGAGTTCGAGACATGTCAGACGGTGACTTTCGGGACACTGGCGAAGTTCGGTCTGAACTTCGATCGCCTTCCGGCAAGCCAGGCGCTGACGACGCCAACCGGGTTCGAGGCGCTGTTTCCGGGGAGCGCGGGATCCCTCTACGGGCAGAGTCCTCACGACATGATGGCGACGTTCCGGAGGCCGACGGCAAGGACGGGGATCGCCGGCCTCTATCTGGCCGGGGGCGGGGTTCATCCGGGGCCGGGGGTTCCCATGGCGGCGCTCTCCGGCCGGCACGCGGCAGAGGCGATCATGCAGGACCTCGCTTTGACCTGGACGTGCCGCCCGATGGCTACGCCTGGTGGTACGTCGACGGCATAA
- a CDS encoding polyprenyl synthetase family protein encodes MDLDNRIGAAVAAAIVSAQGGIAPRQLSQALHYATHPGGARIRPTILLSVALACGDDRPALSDTAAAALELIHCASLVHDDLPCFDDADLRRGKPSVHRAFSEPLAVLTGDSLIILAFELLARATMEEPLRGAELLLTLARSTGMPHGICAGQGWESEPAIDLAAYHRSKTGALFIAATQMGAIASGQEAEPWFELGARIGEAFQVADDLRDALCDASELGKPQGQDDRHGRPNAVTLLGIEGALERLRNILGGAIASIPSCRGEAQLAHMVRAYAERVTPAIAARHRA; translated from the coding sequence ATGGATCTGGACAACAGAATAGGCGCCGCCGTCGCCGCAGCGATCGTCTCCGCGCAAGGTGGCATCGCGCCCCGCCAACTGTCGCAGGCGCTGCACTATGCCACCCACCCCGGAGGCGCGCGGATCCGGCCGACAATCCTGCTTTCGGTCGCGCTTGCCTGCGGCGATGACCGCCCCGCCCTGTCGGATACGGCAGCCGCGGCGCTCGAACTGATCCATTGCGCCAGCCTGGTGCACGACGATCTGCCCTGCTTCGACGATGCGGACCTTCGCCGCGGCAAGCCTTCCGTCCACCGGGCATTTTCCGAACCGCTGGCGGTTCTGACCGGCGACAGCCTGATCATCCTCGCCTTCGAGCTTCTGGCGCGCGCCACGATGGAGGAACCCCTTCGTGGTGCAGAGCTGTTGCTGACCCTTGCACGGAGCACCGGGATGCCCCACGGCATCTGCGCGGGGCAAGGATGGGAAAGCGAGCCCGCGATCGATCTCGCGGCCTATCATCGCTCGAAGACAGGGGCGCTTTTCATCGCGGCGACGCAGATGGGGGCCATCGCCTCGGGTCAGGAAGCGGAGCCCTGGTTCGAACTTGGCGCCCGCATCGGCGAGGCCTTCCAGGTTGCCGACGATCTGCGCGATGCGCTTTGCGATGCATCAGAGCTGGGCAAACCGCAGGGCCAGGACGATCGGCATGGTCGCCCCAATGCGGTGACGCTGCTCGGGATCGAGGGCGCCCTCGAGCGGCTTCGCAACATACTGGGCGGCGCGATCGCATCGATTCCCTCCTGCCGCGGCGAGGCGCAGCTCGCGCATATGGTGCGCGCCTACGCCGAGCGCGTGACACCGGCGATCGCGGCACGCCACAGGGCATGA
- the crtA gene encoding spheroidene monooxygenase, translating into MQTVTLSFFRFERRSGKVWAFAMMLGARQPLSHVPGLVFWKLLGSGTGEGFTPVPNTGVYAILAVWRDRASAHDGLARPVFQRYRARAAEHWTIFLGPVSSRGRWSGVSPFEVQAGNQAKGPIAALTRATIRPAVALRFWQRVPNISRVIGEDGNVLFKIGIGEVPLLHQVTFSIWPDIASMSAFARANGPHARAIRAVRENNWFREELYARFRILEETGSWGGGSPLNRSLGAA; encoded by the coding sequence ATTCAAACCGTTACGCTCAGTTTCTTCCGCTTTGAACGCCGATCCGGCAAGGTGTGGGCGTTCGCGATGATGCTTGGCGCCCGACAGCCGTTGTCGCATGTGCCCGGGCTCGTCTTCTGGAAACTTCTCGGTTCGGGCACGGGGGAGGGCTTCACCCCGGTGCCGAATACCGGCGTCTATGCGATCCTGGCCGTCTGGCGTGACCGGGCATCAGCGCACGACGGGCTCGCGCGGCCGGTCTTCCAGCGCTATCGTGCCCGCGCCGCAGAGCACTGGACGATCTTTCTGGGGCCGGTGTCCAGCCGCGGCCGATGGTCGGGCGTGTCGCCCTTCGAGGTTCAAGCCGGCAATCAGGCGAAAGGCCCGATCGCCGCGCTTACCCGCGCCACCATCCGCCCCGCAGTCGCGCTGAGATTTTGGCAGCGCGTTCCGAACATCAGCCGGGTGATCGGAGAGGATGGCAACGTGCTTTTCAAGATCGGCATCGGAGAGGTGCCGCTGCTGCATCAGGTGACATTCTCGATCTGGCCCGACATCGCGAGCATGTCCGCATTTGCCCGGGCGAACGGACCGCACGCCCGCGCCATCCGGGCCGTGCGCGAGAACAACTGGTTTCGGGAGGAGCTCTACGCGCGGTTCCGCATCCTGGAAGAGACCGGAAGCTGGGGCGGCGGGAGCCCGCTGAACAGGAGCCTGGGCGCCGCATGA